Proteins found in one Choloepus didactylus isolate mChoDid1 chromosome 3, mChoDid1.pri, whole genome shotgun sequence genomic segment:
- the OSTC gene encoding oligosaccharyltransferase complex subunit OSTC: METLYRVPFLVLECPNLKLKKPPWVHMPSAMTVYALVVVSYFLITGGIIYDVIVEPPSVGSMTDEHGHQRPVAFLAYRVNGQYIMEGLASSFLFTMGGLGFIILDRSNAPNIPKLNRFLLLFIGFVCVLLSFFMARVFMRMKLPGYLMG; encoded by the exons ATGGAGACCTTGTACCGAGTACCGTTTTTAGTGCTCGAATGTCCCAACCTAAAGCTGAAGAAGCCCCCCTGGGTTCACATGCCGTCGGCTATGACAGTGTACGCTCTGGTGGTAGTGTCTTACTTCCTCATCACCGGAG GAATAATTTATGATGTTATTGTTGAACCTCCAAGTGTTGGCTCGATGACTGATGAACATGGGCACCAGAGGCCAGTAGCTTTCCTGGCCTACAG agtAAATGGACAATATATTATGGAAGGACTTGCATCCAGTTTCCTGTTTACAATGGGAGGTTTAGGATTCATAATCCTGGACCGATCCAAtgcaccaaacattccaaaactCAATAGATTTCTTCTGCTGTTCATTGGATTCGTCTGTGTCCTATTGAGTTTTTTCATGGCTAGAGTATTCATGAGAATGAAACTGCC